One window of the Klebsiella sp. WP3-W18-ESBL-02 genome contains the following:
- the fadJ gene encoding fatty acid oxidation complex subunit alpha FadJ encodes MKSAFTFTVRPDNVAVVTIDVPDEKMNTLKAEFGGQVRAILRQIRDNKALQGVVFISAKPDNFIAGADINMIGRCKSAQEAESLARQGQQVMAEIQGLSVPVVAAIHGACLGGGLELALACHARICSDDSRTVLGLPEVQLGLLPGSGGTQRLPRLIGVSTALDMILTGKQLRARQALKAGLVDEVVPHSILLDAAAEYARKARHEHRRLPVRERILAGPLGRHLLFSMAAKKTAQKTQGNYPAADKILQVIETGLAHGASSGYEAEARAFGELAMTPQSRALRSIFFASTDIKKDPGARVEAGPLRSVGVLGGGLMGGGIAYVTAIKGKLPVRIKDINANGINHALKYSWDQLEQKVRRRHMKPAERDAQLALISGSTDYRGFAHRDLVIEAVFEDLALKQKMVGEIEQYCAPHTIFASNTSSLPIGDIAAHAQRPEQVIGLHFFSPVEKMPLVEVIPHVGTSEQTIATTVKLAKKQGKTPIVVADKAGFYVNRILAPYIAEAMRMLVDGERVEDIDNALVKFGFPVGPIQLLDEVGIDTGTKILPVLEAAYGERFSAPATLIQAILNDDRKGRKNGRGFYLYAAKGRTSKKQVDTAVYALPGMSARNARCSAEHIAERCVMLMLNEAARCVDENIVRSARDGDIGAVFGIGFPPFLGGPLRYMDSLGAGEVVARLQRLASQYGPRFMPCDALMQRAERGETFWPGDETDSTR; translated from the coding sequence ATGAAATCCGCATTTACCTTTACCGTGCGCCCGGACAACGTGGCGGTGGTGACGATTGATGTGCCTGATGAAAAGATGAACACCCTGAAAGCCGAGTTTGGCGGCCAGGTGCGCGCTATCCTCCGGCAAATTCGCGATAACAAAGCGCTGCAGGGCGTGGTGTTTATCTCTGCGAAGCCCGATAACTTTATCGCCGGGGCCGACATTAACATGATTGGTCGCTGCAAAAGCGCGCAGGAAGCCGAATCGCTGGCGCGTCAGGGACAACAGGTGATGGCGGAAATTCAGGGGCTATCAGTCCCGGTGGTCGCGGCCATCCACGGTGCCTGCCTTGGCGGCGGCCTGGAGCTGGCGCTGGCCTGCCATGCGCGCATCTGCTCCGACGACAGCCGTACGGTGCTCGGCCTGCCGGAAGTTCAGCTCGGCCTGCTGCCGGGATCGGGCGGTACTCAGCGTTTGCCGCGCCTGATTGGCGTCAGTACTGCGCTGGACATGATCCTGACCGGAAAACAGCTGCGCGCCCGTCAGGCCTTGAAAGCAGGGCTGGTGGATGAAGTGGTTCCGCACTCGATTCTGCTGGACGCCGCCGCTGAATATGCGCGTAAAGCGCGCCATGAACATCGCCGCCTGCCGGTGCGCGAGCGTATTCTGGCGGGGCCACTGGGTCGTCACCTGCTGTTCAGCATGGCGGCAAAGAAAACGGCACAGAAAACGCAGGGCAACTATCCGGCGGCGGATAAAATTTTGCAGGTTATTGAAACCGGTCTGGCCCATGGCGCCAGCAGCGGCTACGAAGCCGAAGCCCGTGCCTTTGGCGAACTGGCGATGACGCCGCAGTCGCGCGCACTGCGCAGCATTTTCTTTGCCAGCACCGATATTAAAAAGGATCCCGGCGCTCGCGTTGAGGCAGGCCCGCTGCGTTCGGTCGGCGTATTAGGCGGTGGCCTGATGGGCGGTGGTATTGCCTATGTGACGGCGATTAAAGGTAAGCTACCGGTGCGAATCAAAGATATTAACGCCAACGGTATTAACCATGCGCTGAAGTACAGCTGGGATCAGCTGGAGCAAAAGGTGCGCCGTCGTCACATGAAACCCGCCGAGCGAGATGCGCAGCTGGCGTTGATTTCCGGCAGTACCGACTACCGAGGGTTTGCCCATCGCGATCTGGTGATTGAAGCGGTATTTGAAGATCTTGCGCTCAAACAAAAAATGGTTGGCGAAATTGAACAGTACTGCGCGCCGCACACCATTTTTGCGTCTAATACCTCTTCTTTGCCCATTGGCGATATTGCTGCCCATGCGCAGCGGCCTGAGCAGGTGATCGGTCTGCATTTTTTCAGCCCGGTTGAAAAAATGCCGCTGGTGGAGGTTATCCCCCATGTGGGCACGTCAGAGCAGACGATTGCCACTACCGTGAAGCTCGCGAAGAAACAGGGAAAAACGCCGATTGTGGTCGCGGATAAAGCCGGTTTTTACGTTAACCGCATTCTGGCGCCATACATTGCCGAAGCCATGCGCATGCTGGTCGACGGCGAGCGCGTGGAAGATATTGATAATGCGTTGGTTAAATTTGGATTCCCGGTCGGGCCGATTCAGTTGCTGGATGAAGTAGGCATTGATACCGGCACCAAAATTCTTCCGGTGCTGGAAGCGGCCTACGGGGAACGTTTTAGCGCGCCTGCAACGCTGATTCAGGCAATTTTGAATGACGATCGCAAAGGCAGAAAAAATGGCCGGGGTTTCTATCTTTATGCCGCAAAAGGGCGTACAAGCAAGAAACAAGTTGATACTGCCGTTTACGCTTTGCCGGGCATGTCGGCGCGTAACGCCCGCTGCTCGGCCGAACACATTGCCGAACGCTGCGTGATGCTGATGCTCAACGAAGCGGCACGCTGCGTGGATGAGAACATTGTCCGCAGCGCGCGCGACGGCGACATTGGGGCAGTATTTGGCATTGGTTTCCCACCGTTCCTCGGTGGCCCGCTCCGCTATATGGATTCACTGGGGGCGGGTGAAGTGGTTGCCCGACTGCAACGATTGGCCAGCCAGTATGGCCCACGCTTTATGCCGTGCGATGCGCTGATGCAGCGTGCGGAACGCGGGGAGACCTTTTGGCCTGGTGATGAAACGGATTCCACGCGCTGA
- the sixA gene encoding phosphohistidine phosphatase SixA encodes MQVFIMRHGDAALDAASDSVRPLTGCGCDESRQMATWLKDQKVDIGRVLVSPYLRAEQTLEVVGECMNLPKEVDVLPELTPCGDIGLVSAYLQALANEGTSSVLVISHLPLVGYLVAELCPGEVPPMFTTSAIACVTLDANGQGVLNWQMSPCNLKMAKAI; translated from the coding sequence ATGCAAGTGTTTATTATGCGTCACGGCGACGCTGCCCTCGATGCAGCCAGTGACTCGGTTCGTCCTCTCACCGGCTGTGGTTGTGATGAATCTCGTCAGATGGCAACCTGGTTGAAAGACCAAAAAGTGGATATCGGTCGCGTTCTGGTGAGCCCTTATCTGCGTGCGGAGCAGACGCTGGAAGTGGTAGGGGAGTGCATGAACCTGCCAAAAGAAGTGGATGTTCTGCCCGAGCTAACGCCGTGCGGTGATATCGGTCTGGTTAGCGCCTATCTCCAGGCTCTGGCGAACGAAGGCACATCATCGGTACTGGTGATTTCGCACCTGCCGCTGGTCGGTTATCTGGTTGCCGAACTGTGTCCTGGCGAAGTCCCGCCGATGTTCACGACCTCAGCCATTGCCTGCGTCACCCTCGACGCAAACGGACAGGGCGTCCTGAACTGGCAAATGAGCCCGTGCAATCTGAAAATGGCGAAAGCGATCTAA
- the smrB gene encoding endonuclease SmrB: MKNKNSLSEEDQALFQQLMTGTRKIKQDTIVHRPQRKKISEVPPKRLLQEQADNSHYFSDEFQPLLNTNGPVKYVRQDVSHFELKKLRRGDYSPELFLDLHGLTQTQAKQELGALIAACRREHVFCACVMHGHGKHILKQQTPLWLAQHPHVMAFHQASKEYGGDAALLVLIEVEEWLPPELP; this comes from the coding sequence ATGAAAAACAAAAACTCACTGAGCGAGGAGGATCAGGCACTCTTCCAGCAGCTGATGACCGGCACGCGTAAAATCAAGCAGGATACGATCGTTCATCGCCCGCAGCGTAAGAAAATCAGCGAAGTGCCACCAAAGCGGCTATTGCAGGAACAGGCGGACAATAGCCACTACTTTTCCGATGAGTTCCAGCCGTTGCTCAACACCAACGGTCCGGTGAAATACGTGCGCCAGGACGTCAGTCATTTTGAGCTGAAGAAGCTGCGCCGCGGCGACTACTCGCCGGAGCTGTTCCTCGATCTGCATGGGTTAACCCAAACGCAGGCCAAACAAGAGCTGGGCGCGCTGATTGCCGCCTGCCGCCGGGAGCATGTGTTCTGCGCCTGCGTCATGCACGGCCACGGTAAGCACATTCTCAAACAGCAAACGCCGCTCTGGCTGGCGCAGCACCCGCACGTTATGGCGTTCCATCAGGCATCGAAAGAGTACGGCGGTGACGCCGCGCTACTGGTGCTGATTGAAGTGGAAGAGTGGCTGCCGCCGGAGCTGCCGTAA
- the prmB gene encoding 50S ribosomal protein L3 N(5)-glutamine methyltransferase, which translates to MDKIFVEEAVNELHTIQDMLRWAVSRFSAAEIWYGHGTDNPWDEAVQLVLPTLYLPLDIPEDMRNARLTTSEKQLIVERVIRRVNERIPVAYLTNKAWFCGHEFYVDDRVLVPRSPIGELINNRFAGLINHRPQHILDMCTGSGCIAIACAYAFPEAEVDAIDVSVDALAVTEYNIEEHGMIHHVTPIRSDLFRDAPQLQYDLIVTNPPYVDEEDMSDLPSEYRHEPELGLASGSDGLHLTRRILGCAPDYLTDDGILICEVGNSMVHLMDQYPDVPFTWLEFDNGGDGVFMLTKAQLEAAQHHFAQYKD; encoded by the coding sequence GTGGATAAGATTTTTGTTGAAGAAGCAGTCAATGAACTGCACACCATTCAGGACATGCTGCGCTGGGCGGTAAGCCGCTTTAGCGCGGCCGAAATCTGGTACGGGCACGGCACCGACAACCCGTGGGACGAGGCCGTTCAACTGGTTCTGCCGACCCTGTATTTACCGCTGGATATTCCGGAAGATATGCGCAACGCGCGTCTGACCACCAGCGAAAAACAGCTGATCGTTGAGCGCGTTATTCGCCGCGTCAACGAGCGTATCCCGGTCGCCTACCTGACGAACAAAGCCTGGTTCTGCGGTCACGAATTCTACGTTGACGATCGCGTTCTGGTGCCGCGTTCGCCGATTGGTGAGCTGATTAACAATCGCTTCGCCGGCCTGATTAATCATCGTCCACAGCATATTCTCGATATGTGCACCGGCAGCGGCTGCATTGCTATCGCCTGCGCCTATGCCTTCCCGGAAGCGGAAGTCGACGCGATTGATGTTTCGGTGGACGCGCTGGCCGTTACCGAATACAACATCGAAGAGCACGGTATGATTCATCATGTCACGCCGATTCGCTCCGATCTGTTCCGTGACGCGCCGCAGCTGCAATACGATCTGATCGTGACCAACCCGCCTTACGTTGATGAAGAAGATATGTCTGACCTGCCGTCGGAGTATCGCCATGAACCGGAGCTGGGCCTGGCTTCCGGCTCGGACGGCCTGCACCTGACCCGTCGTATCTTAGGCTGCGCGCCGGATTATCTCACCGACGACGGCATTCTGATTTGTGAAGTGGGTAACAGCATGGTACATCTGATGGACCAATATCCGGATGTCCCGTTCACCTGGCTCGAGTTTGACAACGGCGGTGACGGCGTCTTTATGCTGACCAAAGCGCAGCTTGAAGCCGCGCAGCATCATTTCGCGCAGTACAAAGACTGA
- the aroC gene encoding chorismate synthase, translating into MAGNTIGQLFRVTTFGESHGLALGCIVDGVPPGIPLTEADLQHDLDRRRPGTSRYTTQRREPDQVKILSGVFEGVTTGTSIGLLIENTDQRSQDYGAIKDVFRPGHADYTYEQKYGLRDYRGGGRSSARETAMRVAAGAIAKKFLAEKFGIVIRGCLTQMGDIPLAIKDWDQVEQNPFFCPDPDKIEALDELMRGLKKEGDSIGAKVTVVADGVPPGLGEPVFDRLDADIAHALMSINAVKGVEIGDGFEVVKLRGSENRDEITKAGFQSNHAGGILGGISSGQQIVANIALKPTSSITVPGKTIDRFGEEVEMITKGRHDPCVGIRAVPIAEAMLAIVLMDHFMRQRAQNADVTTSIPRW; encoded by the coding sequence ATGGCAGGAAATACAATTGGACAACTCTTTCGCGTAACCACCTTTGGCGAGTCGCACGGCCTGGCGCTGGGCTGCATCGTTGACGGCGTGCCGCCCGGCATTCCGTTAACCGAAGCCGATCTTCAGCACGACCTCGATCGTCGTCGCCCGGGGACATCGCGCTACACCACGCAACGCCGCGAGCCGGATCAGGTGAAAATCCTCTCCGGTGTCTTTGAAGGCGTGACCACCGGCACCAGTATTGGCCTGCTGATTGAAAACACCGATCAGCGCTCTCAGGATTACGGCGCGATTAAAGACGTTTTCCGCCCGGGGCATGCCGACTACACCTACGAGCAGAAATATGGGCTGCGCGACTATCGCGGCGGTGGGCGTTCTTCTGCGCGTGAAACGGCGATGCGCGTGGCCGCCGGGGCGATCGCCAAGAAATTCCTTGCCGAGAAGTTTGGTATCGTTATTCGCGGCTGTCTGACTCAGATGGGCGACATTCCGCTGGCGATTAAGGACTGGGATCAGGTTGAACAAAACCCGTTCTTCTGCCCGGATCCGGACAAAATTGAGGCCTTAGACGAGCTGATGCGCGGCCTCAAAAAAGAAGGCGACTCAATTGGCGCTAAAGTCACCGTCGTGGCCGATGGCGTCCCGCCGGGTCTCGGTGAACCGGTATTCGATCGCCTGGACGCCGATATTGCCCATGCGCTGATGAGCATCAACGCGGTAAAAGGCGTAGAGATTGGCGATGGCTTTGAGGTGGTGAAACTGCGCGGCAGTGAAAACCGCGATGAAATCACCAAAGCCGGTTTCCAGAGCAACCACGCGGGCGGTATTTTGGGCGGCATCAGCAGCGGCCAACAGATTGTGGCCAATATTGCGCTGAAACCGACATCAAGTATCACCGTGCCGGGTAAGACGATCGACCGCTTTGGCGAGGAAGTTGAGATGATCACCAAAGGTCGCCACGATCCTTGTGTTGGCATCCGCGCTGTGCCGATCGCCGAAGCGATGCTGGCTATTGTCCTGATGGATCATTTTATGCGCCAACGGGCGCAGAACGCCGATGTGACGACGTCAATTCCACGCTGGTAA
- the mepA gene encoding penicillin-insensitive murein endopeptidase, whose translation MKKTVIALLALLASGTSLAATPWQKITQPIAGSAQSIGAFANGCIVGAQALPLQSDTYQVMRTDQRRYFGHPDLVQFIQRLGGQVQQLGMGTMLIGDMGMPAGGRFNGGHASHQSGLDVDIFLQLPKTRWSSAQLLKPQALDLVSADGKRVVPTLWKPEIGQLIKLAAEDRDVTRIFVNPAIKQQLCLEAGNDRDWLHKVRPWFQHRAHMHVRLKCPANSLECEEQAPPPAGDGCGAELQSWFEPPKPGTTKPVKKTPPPLPPSCQALLDEHVL comes from the coding sequence ATGAAAAAAACCGTTATAGCGCTGCTGGCTCTGCTTGCCAGCGGCACCTCGCTGGCGGCAACGCCGTGGCAGAAAATCACTCAACCTATCGCCGGCAGCGCCCAGTCTATCGGGGCATTTGCCAACGGCTGTATCGTCGGCGCGCAGGCGCTGCCGCTCCAGTCTGACACCTATCAGGTGATGCGTACCGATCAGCGCCGCTATTTTGGCCACCCGGATCTGGTGCAGTTTATCCAGCGGCTTGGCGGCCAGGTGCAGCAGTTGGGTATGGGCACGATGCTGATTGGCGATATGGGTATGCCCGCAGGCGGGCGCTTTAACGGCGGACACGCCAGCCACCAGAGTGGTCTGGATGTCGATATTTTCCTGCAGCTCCCGAAGACGCGCTGGAGTTCAGCACAGCTGCTGAAACCGCAGGCGCTGGATTTGGTGAGCGCCGACGGCAAGCGCGTTGTGCCGACGCTGTGGAAACCGGAAATTGGCCAACTGATTAAGCTGGCGGCGGAAGACCGCGACGTGACGCGAATTTTCGTCAACCCGGCCATCAAGCAGCAGCTGTGCCTGGAAGCGGGCAACGATCGCGACTGGTTGCATAAAGTGCGCCCGTGGTTCCAGCACCGTGCGCATATGCACGTGCGGCTGAAGTGCCCGGCTAACAGCTTAGAATGTGAAGAGCAGGCGCCGCCGCCTGCGGGTGACGGCTGCGGCGCTGAGCTGCAAAGCTGGTTCGAACCGCCAAAACCTGGCACCACCAAACCTGTGAAGAAGACGCCTCCACCGTTGCCGCCTTCCTGCCAGGCGCTACTGGATGAACACGTACTCTGA
- a CDS encoding sulfite exporter TauE/SafE family protein, with translation MDSFSALFMVEPLMLVALFFIAILAGFIDSLAGGGGLLTVPALMAAGMPPAQALATNKLQACGGSLSASLYFVRRKVVNLADQKLNILMTFIGSMTGALLVQHVQSDILRQILPILVISIGLYFLLMPKLGEADRQRRLYGLPFALVAGGCVGFYDGFFGPGAGSFYALAFVTLMGFNLAKSTAHAKVLNATSNVGGLLLFIIGGKVIWATGFVMMIGQFFGARMGSRLVLSKGQALIRPMIVVVSAVMSAKLLYDSHGQEILQWLGMH, from the coding sequence ATGGACAGTTTTTCCGCGTTATTTATGGTCGAGCCGCTCATGCTGGTGGCGCTGTTCTTTATTGCCATTCTGGCTGGCTTTATTGATTCACTGGCCGGCGGCGGCGGTTTGCTGACCGTCCCGGCGCTGATGGCAGCGGGCATGCCGCCCGCGCAGGCGCTGGCAACCAACAAATTACAGGCCTGCGGCGGCTCACTCTCCGCATCACTCTATTTTGTGCGCCGCAAAGTGGTGAATCTGGCCGATCAGAAGCTGAATATCCTGATGACCTTCATTGGCTCAATGACCGGTGCGCTGCTGGTGCAGCACGTGCAGTCCGATATTCTGCGCCAGATCCTGCCCATTCTGGTTATCAGCATTGGTCTTTACTTTCTGCTGATGCCAAAGCTGGGTGAAGCCGATCGCCAGCGCCGTCTGTACGGCCTGCCGTTTGCGTTGGTTGCTGGCGGCTGCGTAGGCTTTTACGATGGCTTCTTCGGCCCCGGTGCGGGTTCGTTTTATGCGCTGGCGTTTGTGACGTTGATGGGCTTTAACCTTGCCAAATCCACCGCGCACGCCAAGGTGTTGAACGCGACCTCGAACGTCGGTGGTCTTTTGCTGTTTATCATTGGCGGCAAAGTTATCTGGGCGACCGGCTTTGTGATGATGATTGGCCAGTTTTTTGGCGCGCGCATGGGCTCGCGCTTAGTGTTGAGTAAGGGGCAAGCGCTGATCCGCCCGATGATCGTCGTGGTCTCCGCGGTGATGAGCGCCAAGCTGCTCTATGACAGCCATGGACAGGAAATCCTTCAGTGGTTAGGGATGCATTAA
- a CDS encoding elongation factor P hydroxylase: protein MTKTHDYQQLVTLFDSCFADEFNTRLIKGDDEPIYLPADDEVPYNRIVFAHGFFASALHEISHWCIAGKARREQVDFGYWYCPDGRDAETQGQFEDVEVKPQAFDWLFCVAAGFPFNVSCDNLEGDFEPDRIVFQRRVHAQVMTYLKEGIPPRPAKFIKALQDYYQTPTLTAEHFPWPEDL from the coding sequence ATGACCAAAACGCATGATTACCAGCAGCTGGTAACGCTCTTTGATAGCTGCTTCGCCGATGAGTTTAATACTCGTCTGATTAAAGGCGATGATGAACCCATCTATCTTCCGGCAGACGACGAGGTTCCTTACAACCGTATCGTTTTCGCCCACGGCTTTTTTGCCAGCGCGCTGCACGAAATTTCCCACTGGTGCATCGCCGGGAAGGCGCGCCGCGAGCAGGTCGATTTTGGCTACTGGTACTGTCCGGATGGGCGCGACGCCGAGACTCAAGGGCAGTTTGAAGACGTCGAAGTGAAACCGCAGGCGTTTGACTGGCTGTTTTGCGTGGCGGCGGGCTTTCCGTTTAACGTCAGCTGCGACAACCTGGAAGGCGATTTCGAGCCGGACCGCATCGTGTTTCAGCGACGCGTGCATGCGCAGGTCATGACCTATCTGAAAGAGGGCATCCCGCCGCGTCCGGCAAAATTTATCAAGGCATTACAAGATTATTATCAGACGCCGACCCTAACGGCGGAACACTTCCCATGGCCTGAGGATCTCTAA
- a CDS encoding YfcL family protein: MIAEFEARILALIDEMVEHASDDELFASGYLRGHLTLAVAELEESEAHSADALYRNVTQSLETAIGAGELTPRDQALVKAMWDNLYQQAAR; the protein is encoded by the coding sequence ATGATCGCGGAGTTTGAAGCACGCATTCTGGCGTTAATTGATGAGATGGTGGAGCACGCCAGCGATGATGAGCTGTTTGCCAGCGGTTATCTGCGCGGCCACCTGACGCTGGCGGTTGCCGAGCTTGAAGAAAGCGAAGCGCATTCTGCCGATGCCCTGTATCGCAACGTGACGCAGAGCCTGGAAACGGCTATTGGTGCCGGTGAACTGACGCCGCGCGACCAGGCGCTGGTCAAAGCCATGTGGGACAACCTGTACCAGCAGGCCGCCCGCTAA
- the mnmC gene encoding bifunctional tRNA (5-methylaminomethyl-2-thiouridine)(34)-methyltransferase MnmD/FAD-dependent 5-carboxymethylaminomethyl-2-thiouridine(34) oxidoreductase MnmC — translation MKHNAIQSANLEFNSEGTPVSRDFDDVYFSNDNGLEETRYVFLGGNQIEVRFPQHPHPLFVVAESGFGTGLNFLTLWQAFDAFRRQHPDATLQRLHFVSFEKYPLKAEDLRLAHQHWPELATWAEQLQAQWPLPLAGCHRLLLDDGRVTLDLWFGDINALTDTLDDSFNQQVDAWFLDGFAPSKNPDMWTPTLFAAMARTARPGGTLATFTSAGFVRRGLQEAGFTMRKSKGFGRKREMLIGEMREPLPNAARAPWFARTGSQVREAAIIGGGIASALLSLALLRRGWSVTLYCADDEPAQGASGNRQGALYPLLSAHDAALAQFFPAAFLYARRLYDALPVAFDHQWCGVTQLGWDEKSAQKIAQMLTLDLPADIARAVSAQAVRDSIGLETGCGGIQYPLGGWLCPAQLTAGALALARKQGLNAHVGKTLSALAREESGWQLTFSDGQTATAPCVVLANGHNINQFTQTETLPVYAAGGQVSHIPTSDSLAKLNQVLCYDGYLTPQNPQNQQHCIGASYHRGAREMAFNAEDQQHNRQRLIDCFPQETWPLEVDVSANDARCGVRCATRDHLPMVGNVPDYAATLAGYATLHESPETAISAPVYPELFMLGGLGSRGLCTAPLSAEVLAAQMSNEPLPLDATTLAGLNPNRLWVRKLLKGKAVK, via the coding sequence GTGAAACATAACGCCATACAATCCGCCAACCTCGAATTTAACAGTGAGGGTACACCTGTTTCCCGAGATTTTGACGACGTCTATTTCTCCAACGACAACGGTCTGGAAGAGACCCGCTACGTTTTCCTCGGCGGTAACCAGATAGAGGTACGTTTCCCGCAACATCCGCATCCGCTTTTCGTGGTAGCGGAAAGCGGCTTTGGCACCGGCCTCAATTTCCTGACGCTGTGGCAGGCCTTCGACGCATTCCGCCGTCAGCATCCCGATGCTACGCTACAAAGATTACATTTCGTCAGTTTTGAAAAGTACCCACTGAAAGCCGAAGACCTGCGTCTGGCCCACCAGCACTGGCCAGAACTGGCAACCTGGGCCGAGCAGCTTCAGGCGCAGTGGCCTCTGCCGCTGGCGGGCTGTCACCGCCTGTTGCTTGATGACGGTCGCGTGACGCTGGATCTGTGGTTCGGCGACATCAATGCGCTCACGGATACCCTCGACGACAGCTTTAACCAGCAGGTTGACGCCTGGTTCCTCGACGGCTTTGCGCCATCGAAAAACCCGGACATGTGGACGCCGACGCTGTTTGCCGCCATGGCGCGTACCGCGCGGCCGGGCGGCACGCTCGCGACCTTTACCTCCGCAGGCTTTGTGCGTCGCGGGCTACAGGAAGCGGGCTTTACTATGCGTAAAAGCAAAGGCTTTGGGCGCAAGCGTGAAATGCTGATCGGTGAAATGCGTGAGCCGCTGCCGAATGCTGCGCGCGCGCCGTGGTTTGCCCGCACCGGCAGCCAGGTACGCGAAGCGGCTATTATCGGCGGCGGCATCGCCAGCGCCCTGCTCTCGCTGGCGCTGTTGCGCCGCGGCTGGTCGGTCACGCTGTATTGCGCAGACGATGAGCCGGCTCAGGGAGCCTCCGGCAATCGCCAGGGCGCGCTTTATCCACTGCTGAGCGCGCATGATGCCGCGCTGGCGCAGTTCTTCCCGGCGGCGTTTCTGTATGCCCGCCGGCTGTACGATGCGCTGCCGGTGGCTTTCGATCATCAGTGGTGCGGCGTCACGCAGCTGGGGTGGGATGAAAAAAGCGCGCAGAAAATTGCCCAAATGCTGACGCTCGACCTTCCCGCCGATATCGCGCGAGCGGTCAGCGCGCAGGCCGTGCGGGACAGCATCGGCCTGGAGACCGGCTGCGGAGGCATTCAGTATCCGCTCGGCGGCTGGCTTTGCCCGGCTCAGCTCACCGCTGGCGCTTTGGCGCTGGCCCGCAAGCAGGGGCTTAACGCCCACGTTGGCAAAACGCTCAGCGCATTGGCCCGTGAGGAATCCGGCTGGCAGCTGACGTTTAGCGACGGACAAACGGCCACCGCCCCCTGCGTGGTGCTGGCAAACGGTCACAATATCAATCAATTTACGCAAACCGAGACGCTTCCGGTGTACGCCGCCGGCGGCCAGGTGAGCCATATCCCAACCAGCGACAGCCTGGCGAAACTGAACCAGGTCTTGTGCTATGACGGCTACCTGACCCCACAGAACCCGCAGAATCAGCAGCACTGCATTGGCGCCAGCTATCATCGCGGAGCGCGAGAAATGGCGTTTAATGCTGAAGACCAGCAGCATAATCGTCAGCGCTTGATTGACTGCTTCCCGCAGGAAACATGGCCGCTGGAGGTCGACGTTAGCGCTAACGACGCCCGCTGTGGCGTTCGCTGTGCCACGCGCGATCATCTGCCGATGGTCGGTAACGTGCCGGACTACGCCGCCACGCTCGCCGGATATGCCACGCTGCACGAAAGTCCGGAAACGGCGATTTCGGCCCCGGTGTATCCTGAGCTGTTTATGCTGGGGGGGCTGGGGTCGCGCGGGCTGTGTACTGCGCCGTTAAGCGCCGAAGTGCTGGCAGCACAGATGAGCAATGAACCGCTGCCGCTTGACGCGACTACGCTGGCGGGGCTCAATCCAAACCGATTATGGGTGCGAAAACTGCTGAAGGGAAAAGCGGTAAAATAA